One window from the genome of Eucalyptus grandis isolate ANBG69807.140 chromosome 7, ASM1654582v1, whole genome shotgun sequence encodes:
- the LOC104453658 gene encoding LOW QUALITY PROTEIN: cleavage and polyadenylation specificity factor subunit 3-II (The sequence of the model RefSeq protein was modified relative to this genomic sequence to represent the inferred CDS: inserted 1 base in 1 codon), translating to MAIDCLVLGAGQEVGKSCAVVTIGGKRIMFDCGMHMGYLDRRRYPDFSRVAPDGDFTGALDCIVITHFHLDHVGALPYFTEVCGYRGPIYMTYPTKALAPLMLEDYRKVMVERRGEEEQFTAEHIAACMKKVIAVDLKQTVQVDSELQIRAYYAGHVIGAAMFYAKVGDSALVYTGDYNMTPDRHLGAAQIDRLHLDLLITESTYATTVRDSKYTREREFLMAVHKCVAGGGKVLIPTFALGRAQELCMLLDDYWERMNLNVPIYFSAGLTIQANMYYKMLINWTSQKVKETYVTRNPFDFKNVRNFDRSMINSPGPCVLFATPGMISGGFSLEVFKNWAPSEINLVTLPGYCVAGTIGHKLMSGKPTKIDLDKDTQIDVRCQIHQLSFSPHTDAKGIMDLVKFLSPKHVILVHGEKPKMASLKGKIESELGIPCYDPANNENVSVPSTHFVKACASDAFVRSSLSPNFKFSRRIGEYGFSHSGDTEVRPYLQVRDERVAEGIVVIEGNKAAKVIHQDELPNFLRKERHEVKFAYCFPAHSSKKNEEPDHNFTDSLQCSSRQCSLLRALLCELSKEFRQEEIQDFREYIKVESLHYPAATMSASSSSAANSSSAAAAAAGSDQQAPLLASRQGSGADDGGSGSSDSGPRPPSLAVLLGRAAGRRGPXMLVRETAARELEQRRADWGYSRPVVALDIMWNTAFVLVSVVMLVVTADEHPNTPIRLWICGYAAQCLVHVVLVWIEYRRRSARRVRDEERQQNYNYVNDSEDEEAGVDAALGSTAQSNVTKRCESINTMASFLWWIVGFYWVVSGGDILLAEAPRLYWLAVVFLAFDVFFAIFCVVLACLIGIALCCCLPCIIAILYAVAGQEGASEADLSILPKYKFHILSNGEKTVVGAGKMVPVETTSGYLANDRLLLPEDAECCICLTSYEDGAELHALPCNHHFHSTCIVKWLKMNATCPLCKYNILKGNEQI from the exons ATGGCGATCGACTGCCTCGTCCTCG GCGCGGGTCAGGAGGTCGGGAAGAGCTGCGCGGTGGTGACGATCGGCGGCAAGAGGATCATGTTCGACTGCGGCATGCACATGGGGTACCTCGACCGCCGCCGCTACCCGGACTTCTCGCGCGTCGCTCCGGACGGCGACTTCACCGGCGCTCTCGATTGCATCGTCATCACTCACTT TCATCTGGATCACGTCGGGGCTCTTCCTTACTTCACCGAAGTCTGCGGCTATCGCGGACCCATCTACATGACG TATCCTACTAAGGCATTGGCTCCCTTGATGCTGGAAGATTATCGCAAAGTGATGGTGGAAAGGAGAGGTGAAGAAGAACAATTTACTGCAGAGCATATTGCGGCCTGCATGAAGAAAG TGATAGCTGTGGACCTCAAGCAAACTGTGCAGGTTGACAGCGAGCTCCAAATTCGTGCGTACTATGCTGGGCAT GTCATAGGAGCTGCCATGTTCTATGCAAAGGTGGGAGATTCTGCTTTGGTTTACACAGGAGACTATAACATGACACCTGATAGACATCTTGGAGCTGCTCAAATCGACCGACTACATCTGGACCTTTTAATCACAGA GTCAACATATGCAACGACAGTGCGGGATTCCAAATATACTCGTGAAAGGGAGTTCCTCATGGCT GTCCATAAATGTGTTGCTGGAGGAGGAAAGGTGCTCATTCCAACATTTGCCCTTGGAAGAGCTCAG GAACTCTGTATGTTGCTGGATGACTACTGGGAGCGTATGAATCTGAATGTTCCTATATACTTTTCGGCAG GTCTGACAATTCAAGCCAACATGTACTataaaatgcttatcaattgGACTAGCCAAAAGGTCAAAGAGACATATGTAACACGCAATCCGTTTGACTTCAAAAATG TTCGCAATTTTGACCGTTCCATGATTAATTCTCCTGGACCCTGTGTGCTTTTCGCAACACCTGGGATGATCAGTGGTGGATTTTCTCTAGAAGTTTTCAAGAACTGGGCACCTTCTGAAATCAATCTTGTTACGCTGCCTGG GTATTGCGTGGCTGGAACCATAGGACATAAATTGATGTCTGGGAAACCCACTAAAATTGACTTGGATAAGGACACGCAGATTGATGTTCGATGTCAG ATTCATCAATTATCCTTCAGTCCCCACACAGATGCAAAAGGGATAATGGATCTTGTTAAATTTCTTTCACCGAAGCATGTAATACTCGTGCATGGGGAGAAGCCTAAAATGGCTTCTCTGAAGGGGAAAATCGAGTCTGAATTAGGAATTCCATGTTATGACCCTGCAAATAACGAGAATGTGAGTGTTCCATCGACTCACTTTGTCAAAGCATGTGCATCGGATGCATTTGTGCGGAGTTCATTGAGCCCGAACTTCAAGTTCTCCAGAAGGATCGGGGAATATGGATTTTCACATTCAGGAGACACTGAAGTGAGGCCATATTTGCAAGTAAGGGATGAAAGGGTAGCTGAAGGAATTGTCGTGATCGAAGGCAACAAAGCAGCTAAAGTTATCCACCAAGATGAGCTTCCAAACTTTCTAAGGAAAGAAAGGCATGAAGTAAAGTTTGCTTACTGTTTCCCTGCACATTCgagcaagaaaaatgaagagcCAGATCATAATTTCACGGACAGTTTACAGTGCTCTTCAAGGCAATGTTCTTTACTTCGGGCTTTACTCTGCGaactctcaaaagaatttcgtCAAGAGGAAATCCAAGATTTCAGGGAATACATTAAGGTGGAGTCGCTTCAT TACCCGGCCGCCACCATGtccgcctcctcctcttccgCCGCCAATTCCTCCTCCGCCGCGGCGGCCGCGGCGGGCTCCGACCAGCAGGCCCCGCTCCTCGCCTCCCGCCAGGGCAGCGGCGCCGACGACGGCGGCTCCGGCTCCTCCGACTCCGGGCCCCGCCCGCCCTCCCTCGCGGTCCTCCTCGGCCGGGCCGCGGGCCGCCGCGGCC CCATGCTGGTCCGGGAGACGGCGGCGCGGGAGCTCGAGCAGCGGCGCGCCGACTGGGGGTACTCGCGGCCCGTGGTCGCGCTGGACATCATGTGGAACACGGCGTTCGTGCTGGTGTCCGTGGTCATGCTCGTCGTCACCGCGGACGAGCACCCCAACACCCCGATCCGGCTCTGGATCTGCGGGTACGCCGCGCAGTGCCTGGTCCACGTGGTCCTCGTGTGGATTGAGTACCGGCGGCGCAGCGCGCGGAGGGTCCGGGACGAGGAGCGGCAGCAGAACTACAATTACGTGAACGACAGCGAGGACGAGGAAGCCGGCGTGGACGCGGCTTTGGGCAGCACGGCTCAGTCGAA TGTCACCAAACGCTGTGAATCAATTAATACCATGGCCTCATTTCTGTGGTGGATAGTTGGCTTTTACTGGGTAGTTTCTGGTGGAGATATTCTTTTAGCTGAAGCGCCTCGTCTCTACTG GTTGGCTGTGGTATTTCTGGCATTTGACGTATTCTTTGCCATCTTTTGTGTTGTTTTGGCATGTCTGATTGGGATTGCTCTTTGTTGCTGTCTACCATGCATTATTGCAATTCTTTATGCTGTTGCTGGACAG GAGGGTGCATCAGAGGCCGATCTCAGTATCCTTCCTAAATACAAGTTTCATATATTGAGCAATGGTGAAAAAACTGTTGTTGGAGCTGGAAAGATGGTTCCTGTTGAAACAACTAGCGGATATCTTGCAAATGACAGATTGCTTCTGCCTGAGGATGCG GAGTGCTGTATATGTCTCACCTCGTATGAGGATGGAGCAGAGCTCCATGCTCTCCCCTGCAACCACCATTTCCATTCGACATGTATTGTGAAATGGCTCAAGATGAATGCAACCTGTCCTCTCTGCAAGTACAACATTCTCAAAGGAAATGAGCAGATATAA